In a single window of the Arachis hypogaea cultivar Tifrunner chromosome 6, arahy.Tifrunner.gnm2.J5K5, whole genome shotgun sequence genome:
- the LOC112696843 gene encoding protein DETOXIFICATION 21 has translation MKMEGDLKQKLLLPSSGGVEEEEGLSLVRRVWEESKKMWIVAAPAIFTRASTFGIQVISQAFVGHLGSKELAAFALVYTVLIRFANGILLGMASALSTLCGQAYGAKEYGMMGVYLQRSWIVLFLTSLILLPVFIFTTPILSLLGQDETIAQVSGTISLWSIPIMFAFIVSFTTQTFLQSQSKNVIIAFLAAFSIILHIFLSWLTTMKYKLGLPGAMTSTSLAYWIPNFGQLIFIFGWCKQTWHGFSFLAFKDLWPVVKLSLSSGAMLCLELWYNTILVLLTGNLRNAEVEIDALSICLNINGWEMMISLGFMAAASVRVANELGRGSAKAAKFSILVTVLTSLAIGFFLFVFFLLFRERLAYIFTTDENVARAVGNLSPLLSVSILLNSVQPVLSGVAIGAGWQSIVAYVNIGCYYLIGIPVGIVLGHVLDLQVEGIWVGMLFGTFIQTVVLVIITYKTNWDEQVVIARSRISKWAKMDGLDHESKPDSSES, from the exons ATGAAAATGGAGGGTGATCTGAAGCAGAAGCTGCTGCTGCCTTCTTCAGGAGGAGTAGAAGAGGAAGAGGGCTTGTCACTGGTTAGGAGGGTGTGGGAAGAGAGCAAGAAGATGTGGATAGTGGCGGCGCCAGCCATATTCACAAGAGCTTCCACGTTTGGAATCCAAGTTATAAGCCAAGCGTTTGTTGGACATCTTGGTTCTAAGGAACTCGCTGCTTTCGCTCTTGTTTACACCGTTCTTATCAGGTTCGCTAACGGGATTCTG TTAGGAATGGCGAGTGCTTTGTCAACACTGTGTGGTCAAGCATACGGTGCAAAGGAATATGGCATGATGGGAGTTTACCTTCAAAGATCATGGATTGTTTTGTTCCTGACTTCACTGATTCTTCTTCCGGTGTTCATCTTCACCACCCCAATTTTAAGCCTCTTGGGCCAAGACGAAACAATAGCACAAGTGTCAGGAACCATTTCACTTTGGTCAATTCCTATCATGTTTGCCTTTATCGTATCCTTCACTACCCAGACATTCCTGCAGTCGCAAAGCAAGAACGTCATTATCGCCTTCTTGGCAGCTTTCTCGATAATCCTTCACATCTTCCTTTCTTGGCTTACCACTATGAAGTACAAATTGGGTCTTCCTGGTGCAATGACCTCCACTAGTTTGGCGTATTGGATTCCCAACTTTGGTCAACTGATATTCATTTTCGGTTGGTGCAAGCAAACATGGCATGGGTTCTCATTCTTGGCATTCAAAGACCTTTGGCCTGTTGTTAAGCTTTCGCTTTCATCCGGTGCCATGTTGTG TCTTGAGCTATGGTACAACACAATATTGGTTCTTTTGACAGGTAACCTGAGAAATGCAGAGGTGGAAATCGATGCTCTGTCTATATG TCTTAACATCAATGGATGGGAAATGATGATATCACTTGGGTTCATGGCTGCTGCTAG CGTACGAGTGGCGAATGAGCTTGGAAGAGGAAGTGCCAAGGCTGCCAAGTTCTCGATCCTAGTGACTGTGCTAACATCATTGGCCATTGGGTTCTTTCTGTTTGTATTCTTCTTGTTGTTTAGGGAACGACTTGCTTACATATTTACCACAGATGAGAATGTTGCCCGGGCAGTCGGTAATTTGTCACCATTGTTATCAGTCTCTATATTACTAAACAGCGTTCAGCCCGTACTCTCAG GTGTTGCGATTGGAGCCGGTTGGCAAAGCATTGTTGCTTATGTTAACATAGGTTGCTATTACCTCATTGGAATTCCTGTCGGTATTGTGCTTGGTCATGTTCTTGATTTGCAAGTCGAG GGAATTTGGGTTGGAATGTTGTTTGGAACTTTTATTCAAACCGTAGTGCTTGTTATAATCACCTACAAAACTAACTGGGATGAGCAG GTGGTCATAGCTCGTTCAAGAATTAGCAAGTGGGCTAAAATGGATGGCCTCGATCATGAATCAAAACCGGATTCATCAGAAAGTTAA